Below is a genomic region from Candidatus Effluviviaceae Genus I sp..
GTGCCGTGCGGCGTGGTGCGAAGCCACACCGCGCCGTCCTGCTCGAACGTCTCCCCGCTCGCCACGAGCCGCTCGCGCGCGGCGTCCACCGCCGCGCCCAGCTCGGACTCGTAGAACCAGCGGTCGAACCGGACGCCGAACCGCTCGAGGTCGGCCTTCTGCTGCGACACGATGGCCCGCACGGCGGCCGCCTTGAGGAACGCAAGGCGCTCGGGACGCGGCATCGCCAACACGTCGGGCCGTTCGGCCGCGATCGCCGCCGCCACGTCGCACAGGTAGTCGCCGTGGTACCCGCCCTCGGGGATCTCGAGCGGCTCTCCCCGGCTCGCCCGGATGCGCGCCTCGACCGAGAGCGCGAGCTTCTCCACCTGCTGGCCGCCGTCGTTGACATAGTACTCGCGCTCGACCTCGACGCCGGTCCCCGCGAGCAGGTTCGCGATGGCATCGCCCACGGCCGCGGCCCGCGCGCTCACGATGTTGAGCGGCCCGGTCGGGTTCGCGCTCACAAACTCGACCTGCGCGCGCGCGCCGCGCCCCGCGTCCGAACGACCGTACGCCCCGCCGCGCTTCACCGCCTCCCGCAGCACGCGCTCGTACCACGCGGCGGCAAGCCGGAAGTTGATGAACCCGGGGCCCGCCACCTCGACCGACTCCACGACGGACGGGTCGCGATCGAGCGCCGCGACGATCTCCGCCGCGAGCTCGCGCGGGTTCCTCCCGAGCTCCTTCGCCAGCGCGAGCGCGACGCTCGTCCCCGCGTCCCCGTGCGACGGGTCGCGCGGCGGCGTGACCTCCGCCCTGTCGGCCGGAAGCCCGAGGCTCGCGAGCGCGCCCGCGAGCGCCTGCTTCAGCTCCTCGAAGAACACGCCTCGCCCCCTACTTCGGACCGAACCGCTCGAGGATCCAGTCGCCGATGAGACCGAGCACCTCGGGCGCGATCGTCTCGGGGATCTTCGGGTACTCCGACGGCAGCCCCGTCGTCGCCGTCTGGAACATGTGGTTCACGCCGTCGGACGTCCGCACGGTGTGGTCGGCATTGCCGCCGCGCGCGAGGGCCGCCTCCAGCGGCGCGCGGTTGGCCTCCGGCGAGATCTGGAGGTCCTTGCCGCCGAAGAGCGCGAGCACGGGGCACCGCACCTTCTCGAGCGCGGGCGCCGGATCGTGCGCGAGGAAGAACCGGAACCACGGCGTGACGACCTGCCTGATCTGACCGTCCACGAACGCGTCGAGCGACTCGGCAAGCTCGGCCTGCGCCGCCTCGGGCAGCTCCGCCACGCCCTGCTTGAGCACGGCGCGCAGCCGCTCGGTGGCCGCCGCGTTGTCCGGCTCCGACTTCAGGACCTCGAAGACCGCCTCCTGAAGACGACGCCCGCGCTCGATGCCCTCCGGCGTCTCCCCGCTCGCCTCGCTGATCCGCCGCGCCTGGTCGTACAGCACCTCCTCGCCGACGATCCCGGGCGGACCCAGCATCACGACGAACGCGACGTCCTCCGTCTCCGCGGCGACCATGGGCGCGATGAGCCCGCCCTCGCTGTGGCCCAGGAGTCCGATGCGGCGCGCGTCGATCTCCGGCCGCGTCCGCAGGAACTCGACGCCCGCGCGCACGTCGTCCGCGAGGTCCCTGCTCGTGGACTGCGCCACGTTGCCCTGCGACATGCCGACCCCGCGGTCGTCCACGCGCAGGACGGCGATGCCGCGCTTCGTCAGGTTGTCGGCCAGCACGAGGAACGGCCTGTGGCCGTAGGCGGTCTCGTTCCTGTCCTGCGGCCCGGAGCCGGAGATGAGGAGCACGGCCGGGAACGGCCCGTCTCCGTTCGGAGTCGTGATGGTCCCGCCGAGCGTGATGCCCGCGGCCGCGTTCTGGTAGGTCACCATCTCCGACCGGTACAGAGATACCATCGGGGGCGGGTCCTGCGGCCTCACGACGACCGGGCCGGCCGCGGTCCGCTCGAGGGCGAGCGGGAGCTCGCGCCCGGCCTGCGTCCACACGCCGGCGATGTGCTCCCCGTCGTCGTCGAGCTCGCCGTCGAACTGCCCGAGGACCGCCGGCACGCTGAACCGCACCGCCCGACCGTCCAGGACGGCCTCTCGGACCTGAATGCCCTCGGCGCCCTGGTCCGGACTCGCCAGCGTGGCAGAGTACGCTCCGCCGTCCGCAGCGGAGACCGTGAATACGACGCGGAGCGCCGCGCCGTCGGCGTCGAGTGTTCCCTCCCAGACGCCGGCGAGCCCGCCTGCCTCGCCTGCCGCAGCCGGGATCGCGAGCAGCGCCAGCGCCGCGACAAGCCAGCCGACGCCCCTGTGCCGCATCATCGTCGCACCTCCCTCCGTGATCCTCCGGTCCGGCTACCTGTCCTCGAGCCTGAGCCCCATCCCGCTCCGGTCGGGGTACTCCGGCTTCGGCGGCGGCGTGAACGACCGCTGCGCCAGCTCGTCGAGCATCTGCCGGATGGCGACGTCGAGCTGCGGGTCCTTCCCGCCCACCATGAGCGCCGGGTCGTCCACGACCTCGATGTCCGGGTCCACGCCGTGCCCCTCGATGCCCCACGTCCCGTCGAGGTCCACGAACGCGAACGACGGCGCCGTCGCGACCGCGCCGTCGATGAGCCCCGGCCCCCCGCTCAATCCCACGAGCCCGCCCCACGTCCTCGTCCCGATGAGCTTGCCGAGCCCGAAGTGGCGGAACAGGTACGGGAAGTGGTCGCCGCCCGACCCGGCCGAGCCGTTGATCAGCATGCACTTCGGTCCCTGGTGGGAGTCGTAGGGCCACGCGTACACCTCGTCGGAGTCGCGCTGGACCCAGTAGTTCGTTGTGGGACGGTTCAGAAGTTCGATGAACCGCGCCGGGATCTGCCCGCCGCCGTTCCATCGCTCGTCGATGATGAGCGCATCCTTCTGCCGCTGCGCGAGGAACTGCCGCACGAGTTCGTTCTGCCCCTCGATGCCCGTGTCGGGAACGTGGATGTACCCGACGCGCCCGCCGGTCCGCTCGTCCACGAAGCGCCGGTTCGCGGCCACCCACGCGCGGTACCTGAGGTCCCCCTCGCCGTCCAGCAGCTTCACGACGACCTCGCGCGCCCTGTCGTGGGGCGCCGGCCGCTCGCTCAGCGTGAGCTTGACGACCTTGCCGGCAAGCCCCTGGAACGCCGCCCACGGGTCCTTCGCCGGGTCGAGGGGCACGCCGTTGACGGCGAGCAGGTAGTCGCCCTCCTTCGCGTCCGTCCCGGGCCGGCTCAGCGGGCCGCGGCCGTCCACGTCCCACGGGTCCGCCGCGACGATGCGCGCGATCCGATACGCGCCGTTCTCGAGCGCGAAGTCGCATCCCAGCATGCCGACGGAGAGCGCCGGCGCCCACTCGCCGCTCTCCCAGTAGTACGCGTGCCCGACGTTGAGCTCCCCGATCATCTCGCCGATCAGGTACCCCACGTCCTGCCGGGACGCGCAGTCGGGGAGCATCGCCTCGTACTGCCGCCGGACGCCCTCCCAGTCCACGCCGTGCATGCCGGGATCGTAGAAGAAGTCGCGCTCGATGCGCCACGCCTCGCGCAGGATCTGCGCCCACTCCTCGCGCGGGTCGATCTCGGCCGTCATCCCCGCCGTGGACACCGCGTCCTTCATGCTCTGGTCCGGCCTCGCGTCCACGATGGCCATGCCGGACTCGGAACTCACGAGGAGCTTCGAGCCGTCAGCCGTCATGGCGAAGCCGTCGGCGGGCGCGAGCACGGTCTTCTCGTGCTCCTCGTCCTCGTCGTCGAGGTCCGCGAGACAGATGGACGCCTTCACTTCCTCCTTCCAGGGCGGATAGCGCAGGTACACGAGCTTGCCCTCGTCGCTCACGTGGAGGTTGGCGAAGATGCCCTTGTCCACGGGCAGCGCGACCGCACGCGCCTCGAAGCCCTCCAGGTCGATCCTCACGGGCTCGGGCTTCTCGTCGTCGTCCTTCTCTTCGTCGTCCTTCTCGCTCTTGCCCGCGTCCTTGTCCTTGTCCTTGCTCTTGTCCTTGCCCTCGTCTTTGCCCGCATCCCACTCCTCCTCGTCGATCTCCGGCGGAAGCGGGGCCGGCGTGTCCTTCGTGAGCGGGACGACGCACAGCCGCTCGGTCTCCGAGTAGACCCAGGTTGTCCCCTCGTCGGCGTAGATGGGGTCCGACTGGTCTCGCGTGCTCGCGAAGTAGAGGTACTTGCCCTCGCGGTCGAACACGGGCCACGAGTCGCTGCACACGCCGCTCGTCGCCTGGTGGACCTTCCCCTTCGAGACGTCGTGGAGCCAGATCGCCGAGCGGCCGACGACGCTCTTCACCGGACGCCACCACGCGATCCAGTTGGAGTCGGACGACCACGACACGGGGACGGGGTTGGCGCCCGGGAGCTTGTCCACGAGCTTCGGGCCGCCCTTCTCGACGCCGACCACGAAGAGCCCGCCCGTCTGGTCCCAGAACGCGATGGACTTCGAGTCCGGAGACCATGTCGGGAAGTAGAGGAAGCGGCCGGGACCGAAGTCGGTGAGGCGCCGCGTCTCGCCCGTTCCGTTCGACTGGGTGACGTAGAGCTCGTACTCGCCCGTCGCGTCGGAGAAGTACGCGATCCACCTGCCGTCGGGGCTCCACGCCGGGTCGCGCTCGGCCGCGCCGCTCGTGCGCGTGAGGTTGAGCGGCGTCCCCTTCTTCGCGGGCAGCGTCCAGAGGTCGCCGCGCGCCTCGGCGGCCACG
It encodes:
- a CDS encoding arginine--tRNA ligase, whose protein sequence is MFFEELKQALAGALASLGLPADRAEVTPPRDPSHGDAGTSVALALAKELGRNPRELAAEIVAALDRDPSVVESVEVAGPGFINFRLAAAWYERVLREAVKRGGAYGRSDAGRGARAQVEFVSANPTGPLNIVSARAAAVGDAIANLLAGTGVEVEREYYVNDGGQQVEKLALSVEARIRASRGEPLEIPEGGYHGDYLCDVAAAIAAERPDVLAMPRPERLAFLKAAAVRAIVSQQKADLERFGVRFDRWFYESELGAAVDAARERLVASGETFEQDGAVWLRTTPHGTNDDKVIVKSDGQPTYLLPDVAYHLDKFARGFDPVIDLWGPDHHAHVAEVHAALEILGYPQSRLEIQIVQQVNFIEGGKQLKMSKRAGRLVTLGELVDDVGVDVAKFFFLMRTQSAHLDFDLDLARQQTEENPVFYVQYAHARVASLIRFAKDRGHAVPSPEEAVLGDVSAGDARRLVLRLSDFPALVDGAARAREPHRLTAYLREVAAAYHSYYHNNRIVTDDPAQTAARLFLSEATKTVLRSGLLLLGLSAPERM
- a CDS encoding alpha/beta hydrolase, producing the protein MMRHRGVGWLVAALALLAIPAAAGEAGGLAGVWEGTLDADGAALRVVFTVSAADGGAYSATLASPDQGAEGIQVREAVLDGRAVRFSVPAVLGQFDGELDDDGEHIAGVWTQAGRELPLALERTAAGPVVVRPQDPPPMVSLYRSEMVTYQNAAAGITLGGTITTPNGDGPFPAVLLISGSGPQDRNETAYGHRPFLVLADNLTKRGIAVLRVDDRGVGMSQGNVAQSTSRDLADDVRAGVEFLRTRPEIDARRIGLLGHSEGGLIAPMVAAETEDVAFVVMLGPPGIVGEEVLYDQARRISEASGETPEGIERGRRLQEAVFEVLKSEPDNAAATERLRAVLKQGVAELPEAAQAELAESLDAFVDGQIRQVVTPWFRFFLAHDPAPALEKVRCPVLALFGGKDLQISPEANRAPLEAALARGGNADHTVRTSDGVNHMFQTATTGLPSEYPKIPETIAPEVLGLIGDWILERFGPK
- a CDS encoding PD40 domain-containing protein codes for the protein MSSRCFGAAFVTLLAALALAAPASAVEPHAGMLRNPDVSATHIVFRYANDLWLVPREGGVATPLASPPGAENFPKFSPDGRTIAFLGSYDGIRDIYTLPVGGGTPVRVTHHPATEIISDWTPDGRIIFSAWGMGRNPNVAEVRSVRPSGGLSEPLPVPYGANATVSADGRWLAYTPESNDFSTWKRYRGGRASDVWLFDLVEHASKQITDWEGSDSVPMWQGSRVFYVSDAGPEHRLNIWVYDTATGQRRQITFHADHDVKWASAGPGDREQGEIVYQHGSDLRLLDLATEQSRVVSVTIPGDRPRLRPQSFDASATMGGLDISPQAKRVAAEARGDLWTLPAKKGTPLNLTRTSGAAERDPAWSPDGRWIAYFSDATGEYELYVTQSNGTGETRRLTDFGPGRFLYFPTWSPDSKSIAFWDQTGGLFVVGVEKGGPKLVDKLPGANPVPVSWSSDSNWIAWWRPVKSVVGRSAIWLHDVSKGKVHQATSGVCSDSWPVFDREGKYLYFASTRDQSDPIYADEGTTWVYSETERLCVVPLTKDTPAPLPPEIDEEEWDAGKDEGKDKSKDKDKDAGKSEKDDEEKDDDEKPEPVRIDLEGFEARAVALPVDKGIFANLHVSDEGKLVYLRYPPWKEEVKASICLADLDDEDEEHEKTVLAPADGFAMTADGSKLLVSSESGMAIVDARPDQSMKDAVSTAGMTAEIDPREEWAQILREAWRIERDFFYDPGMHGVDWEGVRRQYEAMLPDCASRQDVGYLIGEMIGELNVGHAYYWESGEWAPALSVGMLGCDFALENGAYRIARIVAADPWDVDGRGPLSRPGTDAKEGDYLLAVNGVPLDPAKDPWAAFQGLAGKVVKLTLSERPAPHDRAREVVVKLLDGEGDLRYRAWVAANRRFVDERTGGRVGYIHVPDTGIEGQNELVRQFLAQRQKDALIIDERWNGGGQIPARFIELLNRPTTNYWVQRDSDEVYAWPYDSHQGPKCMLINGSAGSGGDHFPYLFRHFGLGKLIGTRTWGGLVGLSGGPGLIDGAVATAPSFAFVDLDGTWGIEGHGVDPDIEVVDDPALMVGGKDPQLDVAIRQMLDELAQRSFTPPPKPEYPDRSGMGLRLEDR